Within the Deinococcus depolymerans genome, the region TCTGGAACCCCACCGAGGTCGTCCCCGAAGAAACGAACGCCACGGGCACCCGCGCCGACTTCCTGATCCGCAGCGGGCACGGCGCGTTCGCGCTGGAACTCAAGGGCATGAACGTCACCCTGGGCGCCGCCCACTACCAGCAGGCCGCCACGTACGCCGTCAACGAGGGCACCCGCTGGGCCATCGTCACGAACGGCCGCGTCTGGGTCGTCCTCGACGAACACCTGCCGGGCCGCTGGGAAGACCGCGTGGCCCTGAAACTCGAACTCGGACAGGAAGGCCACACCTTCGCAGGCGACCTCGCCGCGCTGCTCGACGTGGACACCTGGCGGGCCGGGCGATTCCCGGACGCCCTGCACGGCATCCGCCAGCGGCAGCAGCAGCGGCTCGACGAGGCCCGCATCCGCCGCGAGAAGACCCCGCTGGTCGAACAGGTCCGCCAGCAGTTCGGCATCGCCACCTTCGAACTCGCCGCGCAGGCCGCCGCCGAGATGAACCGCATCACCGAAACGGAGCGCGACGTGCTGATCGGGCACGCTGCCGCACCGAGCGTGACGGGTGGGATTCCGATGACTTTCACAGCGCTGGGCTGTACGGCCCGCGTCCTCTACTTTCCGGAACCGGGCACCAGGGGGCTCTGGCGCATGCTGGCGGGCAGTCAGGTTTCCACACGACTGCGCGAAGAGGGTAGTTGGCTGGAACTATGCCCGACAGGGAACGCCTTGAGGCCGTGACAGCCACGCTCGCAGCGTCCAAACGCGATCGGTCAGCCCAATCGCCATCGCCGGTGTGCGCTGGAGG harbors:
- a CDS encoding type I restriction enzyme HsdR N-terminal domain-containing protein, with amino-acid sequence MPSAPDRIREAVTHIQDWLTHTPNPGEAVVRQAIVLRLLHAAGFDIWNPTEVVPEETNATGTRADFLIRSGHGAFALELKGMNVTLGAAHYQQAATYAVNEGTRWAIVTNGRVWVVLDEHLPGRWEDRVALKLELGQEGHTFAGDLAALLDVDTWRAGRFPDALHGIRQRQQQRLDEARIRREKTPLVEQVRQQFGIATFELAAQAAAEMNRITETERDVLIGHAAAPSVTGGIPMTFTALGCTARVLYFPEPGTRGLWRMLAGSQVSTRLREEGSWLELCPTGNALRP